The following coding sequences are from one Argonema galeatum A003/A1 window:
- a CDS encoding MAPEG family protein, producing MTTIDMTFPLWGLVIFIAWTIAVVALLLTVRIRHLSAGGSPKDFGTQNDESLLWRLFRVQSNLVENLPLYIGVVFLLTVRGVSGTAVDFLVVLYIVFRLVHSLIHIAGLNPMFRFLSLVIQLVCLVALTALAIF from the coding sequence ATGACTACTATCGATATGACCTTCCCTCTCTGGGGTCTAGTAATTTTCATCGCGTGGACGATCGCTGTCGTTGCTCTTCTGCTCACGGTCAGGATTCGGCATTTATCCGCTGGAGGTTCTCCAAAAGATTTCGGAACACAAAATGACGAAAGTTTGCTTTGGCGACTATTTCGGGTGCAGTCTAACTTAGTAGAAAATCTTCCTTTGTATATAGGAGTTGTGTTTCTCCTCACAGTTCGGGGCGTATCTGGAACAGCGGTAGATTTCCTTGTTGTTTTGTACATCGTATTTCGGCTTGTGCATTCCCTGATTCACATAGCTGGGCTGAATCCGATGTTTCGGTTCTTAAGCTTAGTTATTCAGTTAGTCTGCTTGGTCGCTTTAACTGCGTTGGC